A single genomic interval of Ignavibacteriales bacterium harbors:
- a CDS encoding glycosyl hydrolase-related protein, with translation MLNRDRHTRFIIIACILTCVLTTIVGAQQPAIKTIDPKSIDLTKPTLFIVPYSHLDDIWRWSYPQTIRDFLKNTLDENFAAFEEYPHFVLNWTGASRYAMMREYYPERYEKLKQWVAAGRWFPSGSSWVENDVNVPSTESIIRQILHGRKYFHNEFGTQSLEYMLPDCFGFPYSLPSVLNHCGIRGFSTQKLTWKSANGIPFNIGRWIGPDGKSVIVALNAGNYAAAHKDVYTTHDKTLKRLEENRERSGLPIDLFYMGGGDKNNADRGGSPQKVSLETLEQCYATEGPVKVIAGPADLMVRAITDEQAKKFPTWSRDLLLIEHSTGMLTSQSYMKQLNRDNELLADAGERAAVSASLLNGAAYPEDALNHAWGLTLRNQFHDNLPGTSIPKAYEYSWNDGIIALNQFAGVYADAVGALSRSLNTDVPGVPLVVYNPLSIAREDLVEALVPAELAEAKAITAFDAQGKELSTQLTTGWDGRRRVLFQAKLPPVGAAVFALREGEPAKVKRSELLVGKSSLENNRYVVTIDKNGDIAGIFDKQVGKELLEKPAQLEFIADFPASKPAWHIDWKDIKEPARSVAGNPVSIRVVENGPLRIAIEVVRDNEGSRIVQRIRLSTGTDGSRVEVANLIDWKSRGALLKAAFHLTASAPKATYNLDLGTIQRGNRQATQFEVPHHAWLDLTDDSGAYGVSLLTGSKYGSDKPDDNTLRLTLLHSPDTEEWEDETVDRGRTREMRWQDWGRHEFSYAIAGHTGDWREGQTHWEAQRFEQRPAAFAVPHYRGNKGSSFSLLNINTPQVNVQAIKMAENGSGVVVRLQELTGHRCPGTTLSAALPITAAEELDGAERPLNKKLPVQNGTLKMEFLPYELKTVLLTIPGADLKPETQPVALKYDTDIFSYNNNRENGSFDGKGGTYPAEMIGDSVQMGNVSFVIGPRKDGARNSVACRGQSINVPANTTVVHLLAAADVDSDVIFQAGNTKIPLTIGSWAGYLGSWDNRQFEGLVAELSYSLRNELKSITPAFVRDQRVAWCASHRHLPVGETLYEYGYLFAYRLEIQEGTTSITLPNSPFVRIAAMSVGDEGHAVALWSPFDDLHRDNAFSAKFSSSDKKKGTQ, from the coding sequence ATGTTAAATAGAGACAGACATACTAGATTCATTATCATCGCCTGCATCCTCACTTGCGTGCTCACCACGATTGTTGGTGCTCAACAACCAGCGATCAAGACAATCGACCCTAAGTCGATTGACCTCACAAAGCCAACCTTGTTCATAGTTCCATACTCACATCTCGACGACATCTGGCGCTGGTCCTATCCTCAGACCATTCGTGATTTTCTGAAGAATACGCTGGATGAAAACTTCGCTGCCTTTGAAGAATACCCTCATTTTGTCTTGAACTGGACCGGTGCCAGTCGCTACGCGATGATGCGGGAGTACTACCCGGAGCGGTATGAGAAACTTAAGCAATGGGTTGCTGCGGGACGCTGGTTCCCGAGCGGCAGCTCTTGGGTTGAAAACGACGTCAACGTACCATCGACCGAGTCTATCATACGTCAGATCCTGCATGGCCGCAAATATTTCCATAATGAATTCGGCACACAGAGCCTCGAATATATGCTCCCGGATTGCTTCGGTTTTCCTTATTCGCTCCCCTCGGTTCTCAATCATTGTGGTATTCGCGGTTTTTCAACCCAAAAGTTGACCTGGAAATCGGCCAACGGAATTCCTTTCAACATCGGACGTTGGATTGGCCCGGATGGCAAATCTGTGATTGTGGCACTCAATGCCGGTAACTATGCCGCAGCTCACAAGGATGTATATACTACACATGATAAAACGCTCAAGCGTCTCGAAGAAAACCGGGAGCGATCCGGTCTGCCGATTGACCTTTTCTATATGGGTGGCGGCGATAAAAACAATGCCGACCGCGGGGGTAGCCCCCAGAAGGTTTCGCTTGAAACCCTCGAACAATGCTATGCGACCGAAGGTCCGGTCAAGGTGATCGCCGGTCCGGCGGATCTGATGGTCCGCGCCATCACCGATGAGCAGGCGAAAAAATTCCCCACATGGAGCCGCGACCTGCTGCTCATCGAGCACTCTACCGGTATGCTTACATCGCAATCCTATATGAAGCAACTAAACCGCGATAATGAGCTTCTGGCGGATGCCGGCGAACGCGCCGCTGTTTCGGCCAGCCTCCTGAATGGAGCAGCTTATCCTGAAGATGCGTTGAACCATGCATGGGGCTTGACCCTGCGCAATCAGTTTCACGACAACCTGCCTGGAACCAGCATTCCAAAAGCTTACGAATATTCATGGAACGACGGTATCATTGCCCTTAATCAGTTTGCCGGTGTCTATGCTGACGCCGTGGGCGCACTGTCACGCTCACTCAACACTGATGTGCCGGGCGTACCGCTGGTAGTCTATAACCCGCTCTCCATCGCGCGAGAAGATCTTGTGGAAGCTCTTGTTCCCGCAGAGCTGGCAGAGGCCAAGGCAATCACCGCTTTTGATGCACAGGGAAAGGAACTGTCCACTCAACTGACCACCGGATGGGATGGAAGGCGCCGAGTCCTCTTCCAGGCAAAGCTTCCGCCAGTTGGAGCCGCAGTTTTCGCACTGCGTGAAGGTGAGCCGGCGAAAGTGAAAAGAAGTGAACTCCTTGTCGGAAAAAGTTCGCTCGAAAACAACCGCTACGTCGTTACCATCGACAAGAACGGCGACATTGCCGGCATCTTCGACAAACAGGTTGGCAAAGAACTGCTCGAAAAACCGGCGCAGCTTGAGTTCATTGCAGACTTCCCTGCATCCAAGCCTGCCTGGCACATCGATTGGAAAGATATCAAAGAGCCGGCCCGCAGCGTGGCCGGAAATCCCGTTTCAATTCGCGTGGTTGAAAACGGCCCGTTGCGCATCGCCATCGAAGTGGTGCGCGACAATGAAGGCTCGAGGATCGTTCAGCGAATCCGCCTTTCGACAGGTACGGACGGCAGCCGTGTTGAGGTGGCGAACCTCATCGACTGGAAAAGTCGCGGCGCGCTGCTGAAAGCGGCCTTTCATCTGACCGCATCGGCACCTAAAGCAACCTATAACCTGGATCTCGGCACCATCCAGAGGGGAAACCGTCAAGCAACCCAGTTTGAAGTGCCGCATCACGCGTGGCTGGACCTCACGGACGACTCCGGCGCCTACGGAGTCTCCCTGCTGACCGGCTCCAAATACGGCAGCGACAAACCAGACGACAACACTCTGCGCCTGACTCTGCTCCATTCGCCGGATACGGAAGAGTGGGAAGACGAAACTGTCGACCGCGGTCGCACCAGGGAAATGCGCTGGCAGGATTGGGGACGTCATGAGTTCAGTTACGCCATCGCAGGTCATACAGGTGACTGGCGTGAGGGTCAAACCCACTGGGAAGCACAGCGTTTTGAACAGCGTCCCGCCGCATTTGCCGTACCGCATTACAGAGGGAACAAAGGAAGCTCTTTCTCACTGCTAAACATCAATACCCCGCAGGTCAATGTGCAAGCCATCAAGATGGCTGAAAACGGCTCTGGCGTGGTCGTCCGCCTGCAAGAATTGACGGGGCATCGATGCCCCGGTACCACACTGTCCGCTGCACTCCCAATCACGGCCGCCGAAGAACTTGACGGAGCCGAACGTCCGCTCAACAAAAAGCTGCCCGTACAAAACGGCACGCTGAAAATGGAATTTCTGCCCTATGAACTGAAAACAGTTCTGTTGACCATACCCGGCGCCGACCTCAAACCTGAAACACAGCCGGTTGCGCTGAAATACGACACCGACATCTTCAGCTATAACAACAACCGTGAAAACGGAAGCTTTGACGGCAAAGGCGGAACCTACCCGGCTGAAATGATCGGCGACTCCGTTCAAATGGGTAATGTTTCCTTTGTCATTGGCCCGCGTAAAGATGGTGCCCGCAATTCCGTGGCATGCCGCGGTCAGAGTATAAACGTACCAGCGAACACAACTGTAGTGCATCTGCTTGCAGCAGCCGATGTTGACAGTGATGTTATTTTCCAGGCCGGTAACACCAAGATCCCACTGACAATTGGTAGTTGGGCAGGCTATTTAGGATCTTGGGACAATCGACAGTTCGAAGGTTTGGTTGCTGAGCTATCCTATTCGTTGCGCAATGAATTGAAGAGCATTACTCCGGCATTTGTCCGCGATCAACGCGTTGCATGGTGCGCCTCGCATCGTCATCTACCTGTGGGCGAAACACTATATGAATATGGCTATCTGTTTGCCTATCGTCTGGAAATTCAGGAAGGTACTACCAGCATCACGCTACCCAATTCCCCGTTCGTGCGCATTGCTGCAATGAGTGTTGGCGACGAAGGCCATGCTGTTGCGCTGTGGTCACCCTTTGACGATCTACACCGGGACAACGCCTTCTCAGCAAAATTTTCCAGCTCTGACAAGAAGAAGGGTACACAATGA
- a CDS encoding GH92 family glycosyl hydrolase translates to MYLKRTLIVAALFGLLSSSLWTQDDGTKYIDPRIGNVSQLLVPTYPTFSLPNQMLRMFPVKSDYIDDQVSGFPLQVVTHRSPGILQMKVSVGEITPVAWKKRMSIDHDLEEMHPWLYSTYLIDDDITISFTPGKKCAVYKIQFPSGVKKNILITGTEAMQSVAVGPSSFTIEETIEYKTKDIVPVTRRMKAYCYGEIIGTDDTPIAGTSINAGNGKFSVSFPEDARSTMFIKYGISYISFEQAKENFLKEADKQSFEDFVARGKTEWKQVINQIEVEGGTDAQKRTFYTSLYKTYERMIDINEYGQYYSGYDGKVHKSDRSFYVDDWIWDSYRAHHPLRTILDPGRESDMLNSYTPMYEQSGWMPTFPQVHGNHMCMNSYHSAAIFIDAYRKGIVGFDAEKAYEGIRKNLTMATGIPWRQGIAKCRIDDFYQTHGFYPALRPGEKETESLVDSFEKRQAVAVTLGMSYDSWALSQLAKELGKEDDYNLFFGKSKNYRNLWYPELQLFMPKDEDGNWILINPKSDGGPGYRDYYDENNGWTYAWDVPHDIDGLVELLGDKKAAEERLDQFFREPLGMRKNQFYVNGSNSTGMVGQFSMGNEPSFHIPYLYNYFGAPWKTQKLTRFLLDVWFKDNIFGIPGDEDGGGMCAFVVFSSMGLYPVTPGLPVYAITSPVFEKITINLATGKKFEIVAKGASKRKKYIHKVFLNDKEIDSPFITHQQIISGGKLELVLAEKPDKEWGKNAVPVEYK, encoded by the coding sequence ATGTATTTGAAACGGACACTCATAGTTGCCGCTCTTTTCGGATTGCTCTCGTCCAGCCTGTGGACGCAGGATGATGGTACTAAGTACATTGACCCAAGAATTGGAAATGTTTCACAATTGCTTGTTCCGACATATCCTACATTTAGTTTGCCCAATCAGATGCTGAGAATGTTTCCTGTGAAGAGTGATTATATCGACGATCAAGTGAGCGGATTTCCTTTACAGGTTGTTACTCACCGGTCTCCCGGTATTTTACAGATGAAAGTATCCGTCGGAGAAATTACTCCTGTGGCGTGGAAGAAAAGAATGAGCATAGATCATGACCTTGAAGAGATGCATCCATGGTTGTATTCTACCTACCTTATCGATGATGACATAACAATAAGTTTTACTCCGGGTAAGAAATGCGCCGTGTACAAGATCCAATTTCCTTCGGGTGTCAAAAAGAATATTCTGATAACTGGAACAGAAGCCATGCAATCCGTGGCAGTTGGCCCTTCTTCATTTACAATCGAAGAAACGATTGAGTATAAAACCAAAGACATAGTCCCAGTGACACGCAGGATGAAAGCGTATTGCTATGGTGAAATCATCGGGACTGACGATACACCGATAGCCGGAACAAGTATAAATGCAGGTAATGGCAAATTTTCAGTGAGCTTCCCCGAAGATGCTCGTTCGACAATGTTCATCAAGTACGGGATTTCATACATAAGCTTTGAACAGGCCAAAGAAAACTTCTTGAAAGAAGCCGATAAACAGAGCTTTGAAGATTTTGTTGCCAGGGGAAAAACTGAATGGAAACAAGTGATCAACCAGATTGAGGTTGAAGGGGGCACAGATGCGCAAAAGAGAACGTTTTACACGTCATTGTACAAAACCTATGAGAGAATGATAGACATCAATGAATATGGGCAATACTATAGCGGGTACGATGGGAAGGTTCACAAGAGCGACCGTTCTTTTTATGTAGATGATTGGATCTGGGATTCATATCGCGCGCATCATCCGTTACGAACCATCCTTGATCCTGGAAGAGAAAGCGATATGCTCAACTCATATACACCTATGTATGAGCAAAGCGGTTGGATGCCGACGTTTCCCCAGGTACATGGAAACCACATGTGTATGAACAGCTACCACTCGGCAGCGATTTTTATAGATGCGTATCGCAAAGGCATTGTGGGCTTTGACGCAGAAAAAGCGTATGAAGGCATCAGAAAGAATTTAACGATGGCAACTGGAATTCCATGGAGACAGGGAATTGCAAAATGCCGCATTGACGACTTCTATCAAACACACGGATTTTATCCCGCCCTCCGCCCGGGAGAAAAAGAGACGGAATCTCTGGTCGATAGCTTTGAAAAACGTCAAGCTGTGGCAGTCACACTTGGGATGAGTTACGATTCCTGGGCGCTATCCCAACTTGCAAAAGAACTAGGCAAAGAGGATGATTACAACTTGTTTTTCGGAAAGTCGAAGAATTACAGAAATTTGTGGTATCCGGAATTGCAGCTCTTCATGCCCAAAGATGAAGACGGGAACTGGATTCTGATTAATCCAAAATCTGATGGAGGACCCGGTTACCGCGACTATTACGATGAGAACAATGGATGGACGTATGCATGGGATGTTCCACATGATATTGATGGTTTGGTGGAACTATTGGGTGATAAAAAAGCTGCGGAAGAGCGTCTCGACCAATTTTTTAGAGAACCATTGGGAATGCGAAAGAACCAGTTCTATGTGAACGGGTCAAATTCGACAGGTATGGTTGGACAGTTTTCCATGGGCAATGAGCCTTCATTCCATATCCCATACTTGTACAATTATTTTGGCGCCCCTTGGAAAACCCAAAAGTTGACGAGGTTCCTGCTTGATGTATGGTTCAAAGATAACATTTTTGGAATCCCTGGTGATGAAGATGGCGGGGGAATGTGTGCATTTGTGGTGTTCTCTTCGATGGGGTTGTATCCTGTTACACCAGGATTGCCAGTATATGCAATAACCAGTCCTGTTTTTGAAAAGATCACCATCAACCTGGCAACAGGAAAGAAGTTCGAAATTGTCGCGAAGGGAGCAAGTAAACGGAAGAAATACATTCACAAGGTATTTTTGAACGATAAGGAGATTGACTCCCCGTTTATCACGCATCAGCAAATCATTTCCGGAGGAAAACTCGAACTGGTTCTGGCTGAAAAACCAGATAAAGAGTGGGGCAAAAATGCAGTCCCCGTAGAGTACAAATAG
- a CDS encoding T9SS type A sorting domain-containing protein — MKTLFKLICSLALLLMLMSTVLMAQGVSIDLGKTTQGRYMKLVGNSGAGLIQDNIKVAGEYCAKNAAPGNAMYFDVADDFFKNLKAGSYSLINVEYYDTLAVTIGLQYSGQAGPVTHPDVITTAGTRKWLAFSFFVNDAYFGNNLANSADIKLTCAGTMIINAVKVIPFEKYIDFGKITDAAGVRTDDADGIKRINLAGTDGLMRYVDTLGMKLMTSNRASGGSGYAYLDLDNAYLNGSSAPWSNVFITIEYLDGPDPSKYVRVQYDAGTAGANKSTESVFQKNWGCLRTYTFEINDAFFNNLGAASGDMRVHFSAQGLYINRLTITKIPKRPLPSTVRVPNQSAYKFLDSPAIDGNVSDWNWLLSRRDTMQMRYDANNFRTDEFYRTWILNNSNVPVVEPGEAGGVVNPGVPEAWDPKDLTGMVRIGWDDNNLYFAVEVKDNVLDVTGSSWDQKDGFGFYFDVSHTVVNNKPAAIRDDNTFQKGEHFIFLPASNSDLGLWKHSTSQTGEALPTTVKKSVVATSDGYILEASIPLSLLTEGIPWKPDSVNHPDNFSPLFAYVLNDADNVGPSSGRLMYGGHNDDDEFWGQLGFVPIPLTDKGVMVDLGPTNYESFMSQVEKTAADGSVKQLDVQGVKCVQVDKGYAYFNVNDAVLSAAKPHSRLLVSVEYFDSAATAGSRFRIQYNSSDASLAGVARDYKDTPWITIGNTKTWKTAIVKINDAAFAGKQNGSADFRIHSEQNNLILNQVRVAIMDIWIDLGDQSNYNIVSVYPADGLRDSAFVGGYKCQKISGTMGYMYFNVADTVIYNGNHSELLVTLEYYDTTASTSIGLQYVSFAESYADPSASAFIAGTNQWKLQSFYLPDAKMNGAGNGSSDFRVNRQGGQAVFIRRVMIGSVDALLKTLTAVESESSLPYVFTLQQNYPNPFNPATTIRYSLPKEGPATLKVFNVLGQEVATLVNTVQRAGVHSVRWNASQMSSGVYFCRLTQDDNMKVQKLMLMK, encoded by the coding sequence ATGAAAACACTTTTCAAACTCATTTGCTCCCTCGCATTGCTGTTGATGCTGATGAGCACCGTGCTCATGGCCCAGGGAGTCTCGATCGACCTTGGAAAGACGACACAGGGCCGCTACATGAAACTCGTCGGCAACAGTGGCGCTGGTCTTATACAAGATAACATCAAGGTTGCTGGGGAGTATTGCGCAAAGAATGCTGCACCTGGCAACGCGATGTATTTCGATGTCGCAGATGATTTTTTCAAGAATCTTAAAGCTGGTTCGTACTCTTTGATCAATGTCGAATACTACGATACGCTCGCAGTCACAATCGGACTTCAATATAGCGGGCAGGCCGGACCGGTGACGCATCCGGATGTGATCACGACCGCAGGGACACGAAAGTGGCTGGCATTCAGCTTCTTTGTCAATGACGCCTATTTTGGCAACAACCTGGCGAATTCAGCAGATATCAAACTGACCTGCGCCGGCACCATGATCATCAACGCAGTCAAAGTCATACCCTTTGAAAAGTACATAGACTTTGGAAAAATCACCGACGCCGCAGGTGTAAGAACAGACGACGCAGATGGCATTAAGCGTATCAATTTGGCCGGCACCGATGGTCTGATGCGCTATGTCGACACGCTGGGAATGAAGCTCATGACGTCCAACAGAGCTTCTGGAGGCTCAGGGTATGCCTATCTGGACTTGGACAACGCGTATCTCAACGGCTCCTCTGCTCCGTGGAGCAACGTGTTCATAACTATCGAGTACCTCGATGGCCCGGATCCAAGCAAGTATGTGCGCGTGCAGTATGATGCCGGGACGGCGGGCGCGAACAAGAGTACTGAGAGTGTTTTCCAAAAGAACTGGGGATGCTTGCGCACCTATACGTTTGAAATAAACGACGCATTTTTCAATAATCTGGGAGCTGCTAGCGGCGACATGCGCGTTCATTTTTCTGCGCAGGGGCTCTATATCAATAGGCTTACGATTACAAAGATTCCAAAGAGGCCTTTGCCCAGTACGGTAAGAGTACCAAACCAGAGCGCGTACAAATTCCTGGACAGTCCAGCGATCGACGGAAATGTGTCCGACTGGAATTGGCTGTTGTCGCGTCGCGACACAATGCAGATGAGGTATGATGCAAACAACTTCAGAACTGATGAGTTCTATCGCACCTGGATTCTGAATAACAGCAACGTGCCTGTGGTCGAGCCGGGAGAGGCAGGCGGTGTGGTCAATCCGGGTGTTCCTGAAGCGTGGGATCCCAAAGACCTGACCGGCATGGTGAGAATCGGTTGGGATGATAATAATCTGTATTTCGCAGTAGAAGTAAAAGACAACGTTCTGGATGTCACGGGGTCAAGCTGGGATCAAAAGGACGGCTTTGGTTTCTACTTCGATGTCTCGCACACGGTTGTGAACAACAAGCCGGCGGCGATACGGGATGATAATACCTTCCAGAAAGGTGAGCATTTCATCTTCTTGCCGGCTTCAAATTCTGACCTTGGTCTCTGGAAGCATAGCACAAGTCAAACGGGTGAAGCTTTGCCGACGACCGTCAAGAAATCAGTGGTAGCCACATCGGACGGGTACATTCTGGAAGCGTCAATTCCGCTTTCACTCCTGACCGAAGGAATTCCCTGGAAGCCAGATAGTGTCAATCATCCGGACAACTTCAGTCCTCTGTTTGCCTATGTCCTGAATGATGCTGACAACGTTGGGCCATCCAGCGGGCGGCTCATGTATGGTGGCCACAACGACGACGATGAGTTCTGGGGCCAATTGGGGTTTGTGCCTATTCCTCTCACTGACAAAGGTGTAATGGTAGATCTTGGCCCTACCAACTATGAGAGCTTCATGAGTCAGGTCGAAAAAACAGCCGCTGACGGCTCGGTAAAACAGCTAGATGTTCAGGGGGTGAAGTGCGTTCAAGTGGACAAGGGATATGCCTACTTCAACGTGAACGATGCCGTTCTGTCGGCCGCCAAGCCTCATAGCCGTCTTCTTGTTTCGGTAGAGTATTTCGACTCTGCCGCAACTGCCGGCAGTCGATTCAGAATACAATACAATTCATCAGACGCTTCCCTTGCCGGAGTGGCCAGGGATTACAAAGACACGCCGTGGATAACCATCGGGAACACGAAGACGTGGAAAACGGCGATCGTTAAGATCAACGACGCCGCGTTCGCCGGCAAGCAAAATGGCAGCGCCGACTTCAGAATTCACAGCGAACAAAACAATCTGATTCTTAATCAGGTGCGCGTGGCAATTATGGATATTTGGATAGACCTTGGCGATCAGTCAAATTACAACATCGTCAGTGTATATCCGGCCGATGGCCTTCGCGATTCTGCTTTTGTCGGCGGGTATAAATGTCAGAAGATAAGTGGAACAATGGGTTACATGTATTTCAATGTGGCTGACACTGTTATCTACAATGGAAACCACTCAGAATTGCTCGTCACGTTGGAATACTATGACACAACTGCCTCGACATCGATCGGTCTGCAGTACGTCAGCTTTGCAGAAAGCTATGCCGATCCAAGTGCCAGCGCTTTCATCGCGGGAACAAATCAGTGGAAACTGCAATCGTTCTATCTTCCGGATGCAAAGATGAATGGCGCCGGAAACGGCAGCTCTGATTTCCGCGTCAATAGGCAGGGCGGTCAGGCAGTGTTTATCCGACGCGTTATGATTGGATCTGTCGATGCACTGCTGAAAACGCTTACCGCAGTCGAGAGCGAGTCCTCGCTGCCGTATGTGTTCACTCTGCAGCAGAACTATCCGAATCCCTTCAATCCGGCTACCACGATCAGGTACTCTTTGCCAAAAGAGGGCCCGGCGACATTGAAAGTGTTCAATGTTCTCGGTCAGGAAGTCGCCACGCTCGTCAACACGGTACAAAGAGCAGGCGTTCATAGTGTACGGTGGAATGCATCTCAAATGTCATCAGGCGTGTATTTCTGCCGCCTTACGCAGGATGACAACATGAAGGTCCAGAAACTCATGTTGATGAAGTAA
- a CDS encoding PorV/PorQ family protein — MKRIVYASLMLILISAGRASSQEPVSKRGTTAAPFLEFGVGSRAVGMGKAYTAIANDATAMYWNVAGLEQLPSNEVSFSYMNWIADMDFIYAGLVIKAGSVGSFGVSVTSLSTPEMLVRTVDQPEGLGWRFDAADIAIGLSYAKNLTDRFTFGGSFKYIQRRIWHMEANAIAADFGILYSLPWRGAKIGMSITNFGSKLQMQGVDAVVPTDIDPTMAGNNGTVLAQLRTKEWALPLTFRFGMGYEAISSPDHKVTVATDYLHPNNNEESVNVGMEYEFRQTLTLRGGYQSLFMQDSEEGLSMGVGLKQSGMSFDYAYSALVHLGNVHQFSVSIVF, encoded by the coding sequence GCTGGAAGAGCATCGAGTCAAGAGCCTGTCTCAAAGCGTGGAACGACTGCCGCTCCATTTTTGGAGTTCGGCGTCGGTTCGCGCGCAGTCGGGATGGGCAAAGCCTATACGGCGATCGCCAATGATGCCACGGCCATGTACTGGAACGTGGCAGGGTTGGAACAACTCCCTTCGAACGAAGTCTCCTTCAGTTACATGAATTGGATCGCCGACATGGATTTCATCTATGCGGGCCTGGTGATCAAGGCGGGGAGCGTCGGATCGTTCGGTGTGTCGGTGACCTCGCTTTCCACTCCGGAAATGCTCGTGCGAACCGTCGATCAGCCGGAAGGACTCGGCTGGAGATTTGACGCCGCCGATATTGCGATCGGGCTCAGTTACGCCAAGAACCTGACGGACCGGTTTACATTCGGTGGATCATTCAAATACATCCAACGGCGCATATGGCATATGGAGGCAAACGCCATCGCGGCGGACTTCGGAATTCTCTATTCGCTCCCGTGGAGGGGGGCGAAGATAGGCATGTCGATTACGAATTTCGGTTCCAAACTTCAGATGCAGGGAGTTGACGCGGTTGTTCCGACCGATATCGACCCGACGATGGCCGGCAACAACGGGACCGTCCTTGCCCAGCTCCGCACGAAGGAATGGGCATTGCCGCTCACGTTCCGGTTTGGCATGGGGTATGAGGCCATCTCATCGCCGGATCACAAAGTCACGGTCGCAACCGACTACCTTCATCCCAACAATAATGAAGAGAGTGTCAATGTGGGTATGGAGTATGAATTTCGTCAGACGCTCACGCTGCGGGGCGGCTATCAGTCGCTTTTTATGCAAGACAGCGAAGAAGGTCTGTCGATGGGTGTAGGCCTGAAGCAGAGCGGAATGAGCTTCGACTACGCCTATAGCGCACTTGTCCACCTCGGGAATGTACATCAATTCTCCGTCAGTATCGTCTTCTAA